Part of the Methanobrevibacter boviskoreani JH1 genome is shown below.
TTGGAATTTCATTACACGACAAATCTAAATTCCTTAAAAAGATATTAGATGAACATCCTGAGATTGAATTTGTACAATTGCAAGTTAATTATCTTGATTGGGATAGTGATTCAATAGAGGCAAGGAAATGTTGTAATTTGGTAAAAGAGTATGGTAAGGAACTTATTATAATGGAACCTATTAAAGGTGGAATGTTGGTAAATATTCCTAGTTCTGTAGACTCCTTATTTAAAAGATATAATCCTGATATCAGTCCAGTTGAATGGGCATTTAAGTTCTGTTCTGGTTTGGATCCTATGGTTATTTTGTCCGGTGTAAGTAGTATTGAACAAATGAGGGATAACCTTAATATCTTTGAGAATATTAAGCCTTTAACATTAGATGAGTCTTATATGATAGGTGAGGCATCTATTTTAATTAATAATGATGTGGTTATTCCATGTACTGATTGTAATTATTGTATTCCCGCATGTGAACATAATATTCCAATACCAAAATATATTAGATTATACAATGATTCAAAAAGGGAAGGCGTCGATGCAGCTAACGCTCCAATATATTATACAACTCTTTCAATGGGTGAAGAGTTTGGCTCTGCTGCAGACTGTGATGCCTGTGGTGAATGTACTAAATTATGTCCACAGAACATTAAAATCGCTAAATGGCTTGAAAAGATCAATGAAGAGTTTGGATCAGGTGTATCCCTTTAAATGAAATTATTTTTATAGTTTCATTATTTTTTTATTTTTTTCTGGTTTAGATTTTATTTTGATTATTTTTTTGTTCTTGTAATTTTTTTTAAT
Proteins encoded:
- a CDS encoding aldo/keto reductase, with translation MVDEYIEKGYNYFDTAYPYHEGLSEVALRKAVIERYPREDVIIADKLPMFSIEKREQLEPIFNEQLERCGVDYFDYYMLHNVSTWTRKAVENTDAFQFIVDKKREGKIKHIGISLHDKSKFLKKILDEHPEIEFVQLQVNYLDWDSDSIEARKCCNLVKEYGKELIIMEPIKGGMLVNIPSSVDSLFKRYNPDISPVEWAFKFCSGLDPMVILSGVSSIEQMRDNLNIFENIKPLTLDESYMIGEASILINNDVVIPCTDCNYCIPACEHNIPIPKYIRLYNDSKREGVDAANAPIYYTTLSMGEEFGSAADCDACGECTKLCPQNIKIAKWLEKINEEFGSGVSL